A single window of Streptomyces cathayae DNA harbors:
- a CDS encoding vWA domain-containing protein gives MANFSKSNVPQFSVDVYQNEYLPEGGREVNAIVTVTATGGGTIGSAVAAPHLYAPGEGPSAAVVLMVDCSGSMDYPPTKMRNARDATAAAVDALRDGVHFAVVGGTHVAREVYPGAGRLAVADAATRGQAKQALRALSAGGGTAIGTWLRLADRLLASADVAIRHGILLTDGRNEHESPEDLKAALEACAGRFTCDARGVGTDWEVKEVTAVASGLLGSADIVADPAGLAADFTRMMETAMGKEVADVCLRLWTPVSTTVKFVKQVAPTVEDLTGRRTEAGPRAGDYPLGSWGDESRDYHLCVEVPAAGIGQEMLAARLSLVIPQPGEGVQKLGAQGLVRAVWTDDMVASTSLNPQVAHYTGQAELAQVIQQGLDLRKAGDFDGATSKLGRAVQLASASGNADTAKLLAKVVDVVDASTGTVRLKARVEEADEMTLETRSTKTVRVKK, from the coding sequence ATGGCCAACTTCTCGAAATCCAACGTGCCGCAGTTCTCGGTGGACGTGTACCAGAACGAGTACCTGCCGGAGGGCGGCCGCGAGGTCAACGCCATCGTCACGGTGACCGCGACCGGCGGCGGCACCATCGGCAGCGCGGTGGCGGCCCCCCACCTCTACGCGCCCGGTGAGGGCCCGTCGGCGGCCGTGGTGCTCATGGTCGACTGCTCCGGCTCGATGGACTATCCGCCGACCAAGATGCGCAACGCCCGGGACGCCACGGCCGCCGCGGTCGACGCCCTGCGCGACGGCGTGCACTTCGCGGTGGTCGGCGGCACGCATGTGGCGCGGGAGGTCTATCCCGGTGCCGGGCGGCTCGCGGTCGCCGACGCGGCCACCCGCGGGCAGGCCAAGCAGGCGCTGCGGGCGCTGAGCGCCGGCGGGGGCACGGCCATCGGCACCTGGCTCCGGCTGGCCGACCGGCTGCTGGCGTCGGCGGACGTGGCGATCCGGCACGGCATCCTGCTGACCGACGGGCGCAACGAGCACGAGTCGCCGGAGGACCTGAAGGCGGCCCTGGAGGCGTGCGCCGGGCGGTTCACCTGTGACGCCCGCGGAGTGGGCACCGACTGGGAAGTGAAAGAAGTCACAGCCGTCGCCTCCGGCCTCCTCGGCAGCGCCGACATCGTCGCCGACCCGGCCGGACTCGCCGCCGACTTCACGCGGATGATGGAGACGGCGATGGGCAAGGAGGTCGCGGACGTCTGCCTGCGGCTGTGGACGCCGGTGAGCACGACTGTGAAGTTCGTCAAACAGGTCGCGCCGACGGTCGAGGACCTGACCGGCCGCCGTACCGAGGCCGGCCCGCGGGCGGGCGACTACCCGCTGGGGTCCTGGGGCGACGAGTCCCGTGACTACCACCTCTGCGTCGAGGTCCCGGCGGCCGGCATCGGGCAGGAGATGCTCGCCGCCCGGCTCTCGCTGGTGATTCCGCAGCCCGGAGAGGGAGTTCAGAAGCTCGGCGCGCAGGGTCTCGTGCGGGCGGTGTGGACGGACGACATGGTCGCCTCCACATCGTTGAACCCTCAGGTCGCCCACTACACCGGCCAGGCCGAACTGGCCCAAGTCATCCAACAAGGCCTCGACTTGCGCAAAGCGGGCGATTTCGACGGAGCAACGTCCAAACTGGGCCGCGCCGTCCAGCTCGCGAGCGCCTCCGGCAACGCGGACACCGCGAAGCTGCTTGCGAAGGTGGTGGACGTGGTCGACGCCTCGACAGGTACTGTGCGACTGAAAGCGAGGGTCGAGGAGGCCGACGAGATGACACTCGAAACCCGGTCCACCAAGACTGTTCGTGTGAAGAAGTGA
- a CDS encoding PP2C family serine/threonine-protein phosphatase produces MSQMPQQAALSKCPSCEEPLESGDRFCGACGYDLSAVPAPPTDHPTIVMNGSVPAPGPAERGAAARPPAAPPQTPPQTPPAAPAPPTGPGWPAAGPEGSGASAPTHRPTDLSGTDSTGLPLSGPIPRPAAPATPAPAPAVVPPRPAAPPPPPPPPPAAPPAAGAARSSGVRFDRPAQPAAQPEEYPLQAPDPRVSAERGQPAPDSADTPATTSTPETTVCVACRAGRVDEDGYCENCGHAQPRERDHMEQECGPLAAVSDRGLRHHRNEDAFGIGTTTLPDGSPASVAVVCDGVSSATRPDEASLAASRAANESLLAALPRGTHPQQAMHDAIVAAADAVDALADEPATDREQSPHQNAPACTFVGSVVTDGLLVVGWVGDSRVYWVPVDRSAPPARLTEDDSWAAQMVAAGLMGEAEAYADQRAHAITGWLGADAYELEPHTASFKPDRPGVVVVCTDGLWNYAESVEEMARVLPVDAAVRPLHAARVLVGHALDGGGHDNVTVALVPFPAVPRGAGSA; encoded by the coding sequence ATGTCGCAAATGCCTCAGCAGGCCGCTCTGTCGAAGTGCCCGAGCTGCGAGGAACCCCTCGAGTCGGGTGATCGTTTCTGCGGTGCGTGCGGATACGACCTGTCGGCGGTCCCGGCACCGCCGACGGACCATCCGACGATCGTCATGAACGGTTCGGTGCCCGCGCCGGGCCCGGCGGAACGCGGGGCGGCGGCCCGGCCTCCGGCGGCACCCCCGCAGACACCCCCGCAGACACCCCCGGCGGCGCCCGCGCCGCCGACCGGGCCGGGCTGGCCCGCAGCCGGTCCGGAGGGCTCCGGCGCGTCCGCCCCGACGCACCGGCCGACGGACCTGTCGGGCACGGACTCGACCGGCCTGCCGCTGTCCGGCCCCATCCCCCGCCCCGCAGCACCCGCGACTCCGGCACCGGCACCGGCGGTCGTGCCACCACGCCCTGCCGCCCCGCCCCCTCCTCCTCCGCCCCCGCCCGCCGCGCCTCCCGCCGCCGGAGCGGCCCGGTCCTCGGGTGTGCGCTTCGACCGCCCCGCCCAGCCGGCCGCGCAGCCCGAGGAGTACCCGCTCCAGGCCCCGGACCCGCGCGTGTCCGCCGAGCGCGGACAGCCCGCCCCGGATTCCGCGGACACCCCGGCGACCACGAGCACCCCGGAGACCACGGTGTGCGTGGCCTGCCGCGCGGGCAGGGTGGACGAGGACGGCTACTGCGAGAACTGCGGCCACGCCCAGCCACGCGAACGGGACCACATGGAACAGGAATGCGGCCCGCTGGCCGCGGTCAGCGACCGCGGCCTGCGCCACCACCGCAACGAGGACGCCTTCGGGATCGGCACCACCACGCTGCCCGACGGCTCCCCCGCCTCGGTCGCGGTCGTCTGCGACGGCGTCTCCTCCGCGACCCGGCCCGACGAGGCCTCGCTGGCCGCGTCCCGGGCGGCGAACGAGTCGCTGCTCGCGGCGCTGCCGCGCGGCACGCACCCGCAGCAGGCGATGCACGACGCGATCGTCGCCGCGGCGGACGCGGTCGACGCGCTGGCCGACGAGCCCGCCACGGACCGTGAACAGTCCCCGCACCAGAACGCCCCCGCCTGCACCTTCGTCGGCAGTGTGGTGACCGACGGCCTGCTGGTCGTCGGCTGGGTCGGCGACAGCCGCGTGTACTGGGTGCCGGTCGACCGCTCCGCACCCCCGGCCCGGCTCACCGAGGACGACTCCTGGGCCGCGCAGATGGTCGCCGCGGGGCTGATGGGCGAGGCCGAGGCCTACGCCGACCAGCGCGCCCACGCGATCACCGGCTGGCTCGGTGCGGACGCCTACGAACTGGAGCCGCACACCGCGTCGTTCAAGCCGGACCGGCCCGGTGTGGTCGTGGTCTGCACCGACGGGCTGTGGAACTACGCGGAGTCGGTCGAGGAGATGGCACGGGTGCTCCCCGTCGACGCCGCCGTCCGTCCGCTGCACGCCGCCCGGGTCCTGGTCGGTCACGCCCTCGACGGCGGGGGCCACGACAACGTGACGGTGGCCCTCGTCCCGTTCCCGGCCGTGCCGCGGGGGGCGGGATCGGCCTGA
- a CDS encoding serine/threonine-protein kinase, which translates to MSQAENRTHSQGRNGQGARAEQREQRARAAAVRACQRPGCEGAYEDVGGGELYCDTCGLAPVVSPTTGMVGSVPTGLTTGGRGSRAGGRSARASSQPSQPSQSSRSSRSSRSSRSRRSVSGRLSRSLPGGGAERSVSVRGSGASTGSSGRGRLGAGLVQVPPIPRPDPRAMVLDNPEVPERKRFCSRSDCGAQVGRARAGRPGRTEGFCTKCGHPYSFVPKLRAGDVVHGQYEVVGCLAHGGLGWIYLAVDRAVSDRWVVLKGLLDTGDQDAMEAAISERRFLAEIEHANIVRIYNFVEHLDQRTGSLDGYIVMEYVGGKALKEIANGRRTPDGRRDPLPVEQACAYGIEALEALGHLHSRNLLYCDFKVDNAIQTEDELKLIDMGAVRRADDDQSAIYGTVGYQAPEVADVGPSVASDLYTVARTLAVLTFDFQGYTNVYADSLPDPDHIEVFRRYESFYRLLVRATDPDPSRRFASAQEMSEQLTGVLREVVSLQSGRARPALSTLFGPEPRVADTELFPRSRGDVSRLGARAVWRAGSPRRGPGQKQLAGGTATGATATTGVSGPADLVKPVDAPAAVLALPVPHVDPTDPNAGFLAGLLASAPAELVHALAAAPAPSAETRLRQVRAWLETGESDTALDALRALEERDPDDWRVVWYRGVAALVTGDHEGAALAFDAIYDAFPGEVAPKLALGLCAEVLGQLDNAAEYYHLVWSTDPSHVSAAFGLARVRLATGDRGGAVRTLESVPESSIHYTAARVAAVRARLRGRAATPGDVPFLDDLSAAASQVEALESYGLDPARREQLSAEVLGCALDWVLSGSQGSVPLPGPPGRGNRNAGSAAGGRTLLGSGLDERNLRFGLERSYRTLARLARSGEERIDLVERANRYRPRTWV; encoded by the coding sequence ATGAGTCAGGCGGAGAACCGGACGCACAGCCAGGGGCGGAACGGGCAGGGAGCGCGGGCGGAACAGCGGGAGCAGCGGGCGCGGGCCGCCGCCGTCCGGGCCTGTCAGCGTCCCGGCTGCGAGGGCGCCTACGAGGACGTCGGCGGCGGCGAGCTGTACTGCGACACCTGCGGGCTGGCACCGGTGGTGTCGCCGACGACGGGCATGGTCGGCTCGGTCCCGACCGGTCTCACCACAGGCGGCCGCGGCTCCCGGGCCGGCGGCCGCAGTGCACGGGCGTCGTCACAGCCGTCACAGCCGTCGCAGTCATCGCGCTCGTCGAGGTCGTCGAGGTCGTCGAGGTCCCGGCGCTCGGTGTCCGGGCGGCTCTCCCGTTCCCTGCCGGGAGGCGGTGCCGAGCGTTCGGTGTCGGTGCGCGGCTCCGGTGCGTCGACGGGCTCCTCCGGCCGTGGCCGGCTGGGCGCGGGGCTGGTCCAGGTCCCGCCGATCCCGCGCCCCGACCCGCGCGCGATGGTGCTGGACAACCCCGAGGTGCCCGAGCGGAAGCGATTCTGCTCCCGTTCGGACTGCGGGGCCCAGGTGGGCCGTGCGCGGGCCGGCCGGCCGGGTCGTACGGAGGGCTTCTGCACCAAGTGCGGCCACCCGTACTCGTTCGTCCCGAAGCTGCGGGCCGGCGACGTGGTGCACGGCCAGTACGAGGTGGTCGGCTGTCTGGCGCACGGCGGACTGGGCTGGATCTACCTCGCCGTGGACCGGGCCGTCTCGGACCGCTGGGTGGTCCTCAAGGGCCTGCTGGACACGGGCGACCAGGACGCGATGGAGGCGGCGATCTCCGAACGGCGCTTCCTCGCGGAGATCGAGCACGCCAACATCGTGCGGATCTACAACTTCGTGGAGCACCTCGACCAGCGCACCGGTTCCCTCGACGGCTACATCGTCATGGAGTACGTCGGCGGCAAGGCCCTGAAGGAGATCGCCAACGGCCGCCGGACGCCGGACGGCAGACGGGACCCGCTGCCGGTGGAGCAGGCCTGCGCGTACGGCATCGAGGCGCTCGAGGCGCTGGGGCACCTGCACAGCCGCAACCTGCTGTACTGCGACTTCAAGGTCGACAACGCGATCCAGACCGAGGACGAGCTCAAGCTGATCGACATGGGCGCGGTGCGCAGGGCGGACGACGACCAGTCGGCCATCTACGGCACGGTCGGCTACCAGGCCCCCGAGGTCGCCGACGTCGGTCCCTCGGTCGCCTCCGACCTCTACACGGTCGCCCGGACGCTCGCCGTCCTCACCTTCGACTTCCAGGGCTACACGAACGTCTACGCGGACTCGCTGCCCGATCCCGACCACATCGAGGTCTTCCGGCGGTACGAGTCGTTCTACCGGCTGCTGGTCCGCGCCACCGATCCCGACCCGTCCCGCAGGTTCGCCTCCGCGCAGGAGATGAGCGAGCAGCTCACCGGTGTCCTGCGCGAGGTCGTCTCGCTCCAGTCGGGCCGTGCCCGTCCCGCCCTGTCGACCCTGTTCGGCCCGGAACCGCGGGTGGCGGACACGGAGTTGTTCCCCCGGTCGCGGGGCGACGTGTCCCGCCTCGGGGCGCGGGCGGTGTGGCGCGCCGGGTCACCACGGCGGGGGCCGGGACAAAAGCAGCTCGCCGGAGGAACCGCCACCGGCGCCACCGCCACCACCGGCGTCTCCGGCCCGGCGGACCTCGTCAAGCCCGTCGACGCTCCCGCGGCGGTCCTCGCCCTGCCCGTCCCGCACGTCGACCCCACCGACCCCAACGCCGGGTTCCTGGCGGGCCTGCTGGCCTCCGCGCCCGCCGAGCTGGTCCACGCCCTGGCGGCGGCGCCCGCGCCGTCGGCCGAGACCCGGCTGCGGCAGGTCCGCGCCTGGCTGGAGACGGGTGAGTCGGACACCGCGCTGGACGCGCTGCGGGCCCTGGAGGAGCGGGACCCCGACGACTGGCGGGTGGTCTGGTACCGCGGGGTCGCCGCCCTGGTCACCGGCGACCACGAGGGCGCCGCGCTCGCCTTCGACGCGATCTACGACGCCTTCCCCGGCGAGGTCGCCCCCAAGCTGGCGCTCGGCCTGTGCGCGGAGGTGCTGGGCCAGCTCGACAACGCCGCCGAGTACTACCACCTGGTGTGGTCCACCGACCCGAGCCATGTGAGCGCGGCGTTCGGCCTGGCCCGCGTGCGGCTCGCCACCGGTGACCGGGGCGGCGCCGTACGGACGCTGGAGTCGGTGCCGGAGTCCTCCATCCACTACACGGCGGCGCGGGTGGCGGCCGTACGCGCCCGACTGCGGGGGCGGGCCGCCACCCCCGGTGACGTACCGTTCCTGGACGACCTGAGTGCCGCCGCGTCCCAGGTCGAGGCCCTGGAGTCGTACGGACTGGATCCGGCGCGCCGGGAGCAGTTGTCGGCCGAGGTCCTCGGGTGCGCGCTGGACTGGGTACTCTCCGGTAGCCAGGGGTCCGTTCCGCTTCCGGGCCCGCCGGGCCGGGGGAACCGAAACGCCGGCAGCGCTGCCGGGGGACGAACCCTGCTCGGCAGCGGACTGGACGAGCGGAACCTGCGCTTCGGGCTGGAGCGTTCGTACCGCACGCTGGCCCGGCTGGCGCGGAGCGGTGAGGAGAGGATCGACCTGGTGGAACGTGCCAACCGTTACCGCCCCCGGACATGGGTGTAG